In Acidimicrobiia bacterium, the sequence GTGTCGTGGAGTCGCCCGCTCGGTGCAGTGCTCGCGGTGGCCGTGCTCGCGGTGTGGGCGCTCGCGTGGCGCCACCGCGACGAGCCGCGCATGGTCGAGGCCGTCGCGCCGATCGCGGCCGTCGCCGCATTCCTCGCCTTCTCGCCGATCCTGTCGCCCCAGTACGTGTGCTGGTTGCTCCCGTTCGGCGCGCTGGCAGCCGTCGAGGGGGTGCCCTCGCTCGCGCGGATGGTCGGCGCGGTCGTCGCGCTGTCGGCGATGCTGCTGTACCTCATCAAGGAGGTCATCTGGGGCGAGGACGGCGCCATGGCGATGCTGCTCGTGCGCAACGGCCTGGTCGTCGCCCTGTTCGTCGTGGGCCTCGTGATGCTCGCTCGCCGCCGCAGCGAGGCCGCGGCGGCCGCCACGCCGGTGCCGCACCGGCCCGCCGAGCAGGCCCTCCGGCTCCCGGCCTGATCGACGCCGACCGGGGATGAGGGCCGTCGCGGCCGTCCCGGCCCGCGACAATGGAGTGGTGCTGACCCGTCCGCCGGCCGGCTCGATCCCCGACGCCCCCGGCTCGTACCAGTTCAAGGACGCCCACGGCCGGGTGATCTACGTCGGCAAGGCGAAGAGCCTGCGCAGCCGCCTGTCGAACTACTTCGCGCCGCCGGCCACGCTGCCGGAGCGCACCCGGCAGATGGTCGCGGCCGCGGAGGCGGTCGAGTGGATCGAGGTCCGCAACGAGGTCGAGGCGTTCTTCCTCGAGTTCAACCTGATCCAGAAGCACAAGCCGCGCTTCAACATCCGGCTGAAGGACGACAAGTCGTACCCGTTCCTCGCGGTGACCCTCGACGAGGAGTGGCCGCGGGCGATGGTGATGCGGGGCGCGAAGCGCAAGGGGGTCCGCTACTTCGGCCCGTTCGCGCACGCGTACGCGATCCGCGAGACGCTCGACCTCCTGCTGCGCACCTTCCCGATCCGCACGTGCACGCGCGGGAAGTTCGACCGGCACCACCGGCTCGGTCGCCCGTGCCTGTACGCGCACATCGAGAAGTGCGTCGCGCCGTGCGTCGACGCGGTGACGCACGAGGAGTACGGCGTGCTCGTCGGCGAGCTGCTCGACTTCCTCGACGGCAACCACGCGCCGATCCTCGACCGGCTCGACAAGCAGATGCACGAGGCCGCCGACGAGCTCGAGTTCGAGCGCGCCGCGCGCCTGCGCGACCAGCTCACGTCGGTCCGCAAGGCCATCGAGCGCCAGCAGATGGTCGCGGCGCGCGAGGAGGACATCGACGTCATCGGCATCGCACAGGACCCACTCGAGGCGAGCGTGCAGCTCTTCCTCGTGCGGCGGGGCCGGGTCGTGGGCCGCAAGGGGATCGTCATCGACAAGGTCGAGGAGCTCGACGACCACGCCCTCGTCGGAAGGATCCTCGAGCAGCTCTACGGAGGCGCCGATACCGAGGACGTGCCGAAGGAGGTGCTCGTCCCCGTCGAGCCGGAGGACCGCGAGCTGTACGAGGAGTTCCTCGCGCTCGCGCGCGGCTCGAAGGTCCACGTACGCGTCCCGCAGCGGGGCGAGAAGCGCGCGCTGCTCGAGACCGTCACGAAGAACGCCGACGAGGCCTTCGTCCGCCACAAGCTGAAGCGCGCCTCGGACCACAACGCGCGCGCCCGCGCGCTGACCGCGCTGCAGGGCGCGCTCGGCCTGCCGGAGGCGCCGCTGCGCATCGAGTGCTTCGACATCTCGAACCTGCAGGGCACCGAGATCGTCGCGTCGATGGTGGTGATGGAGGACGGCCTCCCGAAGCGGTCCGACTACCGGCGGTTCAAGATCCGCCAGCAGGAGGGGCAGGACGACTTCGCCGCGATGGAGGAGGCGCTCACGCGCCGCTTCCGCAACTACCTGCGTGAGCGCGACGAAGGTGCCCGCGCCGGGAAGCGGTTCTCGTACCCACCGAACCTGCTGCTCATCGACGGCGGCAAGGGCCAGCTCAACGTCGCCGTGCGCGTCCTCGAGGAGCTCGGGCTCGAGGACATCTGCGTCGCGTCGCTCGCGAAGCGCTTCGAGGAGGTCTACCTGCCACGGGAGGCCGAGCCGGTGCGCATCCCGCGCGACTCCGAGGCGCTCTACCTGTTGCAGCAGGTGCGCGACGAGGCCCACCGGTTCGCGATCACGTACCACCGCAGCCTGCGCGGCAAGTCGATGACGCGTTCGATCCTCGACGACGTGCCCGGGCTCGGCCCGACGCGCCGCGCGCGGCTGCTCAAGGAGCTCGGCTCGGTGAAGCGGATCCGCGAGCTGTCGTCCGACGACCTGCACGCGCTCACGTGGCTCCCCGACAAGGTCGCCGACGCGGTCTACGCGCGTCTCCACCCGAACGAGGGGGTGCGCGCGTCGTGAGCAACCTCGACGTGACGATCATCACGGGGATGTCGGGTGCGGGGCGTTCCGAGGCCGCCAACGTGCTCGAGGACCTCGCGTACTTCGTCATCGACAACCTGCCGCCCGCGCTGATCACGAAGGTCGCCGAGCTCGCGAAGGGCGGCGACCGACCGCAGCGGTACGCGCTCGTCGTCGACGTGCGGTCGGGCGCGTTCATGGACGCGCTCACCGCCGCGCTCGACGAGCTCAGTGAGACCGGTGCGCGCACGCGCATCCTCTTCCTCGACGCGTCGGACGAGGCGCTCGTCCGGAGGTTCGAGGCGACACGCCGGCGTCACCCGCTCGCGGAGGGCGACCGCGTGCTGGAGGGGATCGCGAAGGAGCGCGAGCTGCTCGAGGAGCTGAAGGGCCACGCGGACGTGGTCGTCGACACGTCGGACCTGAACGTCCACCAGCTGCGCGACCGCCTCCACGAGCTGTTCGCCGACGCCGCGCCCGAGGGCTCGCTCCAGCCGAACATCGTGTCGTTCGGCTACAAGCACGGGCTGCCGCTCGACGTCGACCTGCTGTTCGACTGCCGGTTCCTGCCCAACCCGCACTGGGTCGAGGAGCTCCGCCCGCTCACCGGGCGCGAGGAGCCCGTCCGCACGTACGTGCTGGAGCAGCCCGAGACGGGGCCGTTCCTCGACGAGCTCGACCGGCTCCTCGACCTCCTGCTCCCCGCGTTCGTCCGGGAGGGCAAGTCGTACCTGACGATCGGGATCGGCTGCACGGGCGGCCACCACCGCAGCGTCGTCATCGCGGAGGAGCTCGCGAAGCGACTGCGCGCGCAGGGCTATCCCGTGCGCGTCACCCACCGGGACGTGAGCCGTGGGTGACGCGCCGCGCGTCGTCGCGCTCGGGGGCGGGCACGGTCTCGGGGTCGCGCTGCGCGCCATCCGCAGGTACGCCGGGACGGTCACGGCGGTCGCGAGCGTCGCCGACGACGGCGGGTCGTCGGGCCGCCTCCGCCGGGACTACGGCGTCCCCGCGCCCGGCGATCTGCGCAAGTGCCTGGTCGCGCTCGCGCCCGACGGGTCGCCGTGGGCGGAGGCGTTCGAGTACCGCTTCGACGCCGGCGACCTCCACGGTCACGCGCTCGGCAACCTGATGATCGTCGGGCTCACCGAGGTGCTCGGCGACTTCACGCGGGCGCTCGACGAGGCGGGCCGCGTCCTCGGCGCCACGGGCCGCGTGCTGCCCGCGACGACGGACCCCGTCGTGCTGAAGGCCGACGTCGAGGGCGTGCAGGTCGAGGGCCAGGTCGCCGTGCAGAACTCGCGGGGCCGGGTCCGCCGGGTCGAGCTCGTGCCGACGGACGCCGCCGCCTGCCCGGACGCCGTCGCCGCGATCCGCGAGGCCGATCAGATCGTGGTCGCGCCGGGCTCGCTGTTCACGAGCGTCATCCCCGTGCTGTGCATCGGCGAGCTGCGCGACGCGGTCGCGCAGGCCCGGGGCCGTGTCGTGCAGGTGTGCAACCTCCACCCGCAGGTCCCCGAGACCGACGGGCTCGACGCGACCGACCATCTCCGTGCCGTGCTCGACCACGGTGCGCGCGTCGACGTGTTTCTCTACCAGCGCGGGGGCATCCTGCGCGCGGACGACACCGAGATCGAGGCCCTGGGGGCCGTCCCCGTCGGTGCCGACCTGACCGAGCCCGGAACCCCCGGTCACGTGCCCGAACGACTGGCGACCGCGCTCCGCGCTCTGCTGTAGTCAACGGTTCCTTAACCCGGAGGCGACCAATGGCGGTACGAGTCGGGATCAACGGGTTCGGCCGGATCGGCCGGTCGTTCTACCGGGCGCTGCTGGCCCGGGGCGACGACGCGGGCGTCGAGCTCGTCGCGGTCAACGACCCGTTCGGCGACGCCGACACCATGGCGTTCCTGCTCAAGCACGACTCGGTCGGCGGGCTCCTGCCGAACGAGGTGAAGGCGAGCAACGGCGGGTTCTCGGTCGACGGGCGCGACGTCAAGAAGCTGGACGAGAAGGACCCCGCCGAGATTCCCTGGGGCGACAACGGCGTCGACGTCGTGATCGAGTCGACCGGCCTGTTCACCGCGCGCGCGAAGGCCGCCGGCCACCTGCAGGGCGGCGCGAAGCGGGTCGTGATCTCGGCGCCGAGCAGCGACGCCGACGTGACGATCTGCATGGGTGTCAACGACGAGGTGTACGACCCGTCGAAGCACACGGTCATCTCGAACGCGTCATGCACGACGAACTGTCTCGCGCCGCTCGCCAAGGTGATGAACGACCGCTTCGGGATCGCGCACGGGCTCATCACGACCGTCCACGCGTACACGAGCGACCAGCAGCTCCAGGACCAGGCGCAGGCGTCGCGCAGCGGCAAGGTCGACCTGCGCCGGATGCGCGCCGCGGCGCTGTCGATCGTCCCGAACACGACCGGTGCGGCACGCGCGATCGGTCAGGTGCTGCCCGAGCTGAACGGCCGTCTCGACGGGATGGCGTTGCGCGTCCCCGTGCCGACGGGCTCCATCACGGATCTCGTCGTCGAGCTCGAGAACCCCGCGAGCCTCGACGACGTCAACGGCGCGTTCGCGGAGGCGTCCTCCGACGCGAGCTACCGCGGCGTGCTCGAGTACAACGACGAGCCACTCGTGTCGGCCGACATCGTCGGCAACCCGTCGTCGTGCATCTTCTCGGCGCGCGACACGATGGTGAACGGCGGGATGGCGAAGGTGCTCGGCTGGTACGACAACGAGTGGGGCTACTCGAACCGCCTCGTCGACGTGGTCGCCTTCGTCGCGCAGTAGCGCGCACCCCGGACCGGTGGACCTCCCGCGTCTGGAGGACCTGCCGCCCCTGGACGGGCGGCGCGTCCTCGCCCGCTTCGACTTCAACGTCCCGTTGCGTGACGGCGAGGTCGACGACGACCTGCGCATCGTGAGCGCCCTGCCGACGCTGCGATGGCTGCTCGACCACGGCGCCGCGGTCGTCGCGTGCTCGCACCTGGGCCGTCCGAAGGGCGAGCCCGATCCGGGCCTGTCGATGCGTCCGGTCGCGGCGCGCCTGGGCGACCTGCTCCAGCGGCGCATCGTGCTCGCGCCGGCCGTCGTCGGCCCGACGGTGCAGACGCGCGCGGACGCGCTCGGGCCCGGTGACGTGCTCCTCCTCGAGAACCTGCGGTTCGAGCCGGGGGAGAAGGCGAACGACCCCGCGTTCGCGGCCGCGTTGAGCGCGCTCGGTGATGTGTACGTGAACGACGCGTTCGGCGCGTCGCACCGCGCGCACGCGTCGATCGTCGGCCCGCCGCAATGGCTGCCGAGCGCGGCCGGTCGGCTGCTCGCGCGCGAGGTCGACGTGCTGACCGGTCTCCTGCACGACCCGAGACGGCCGTTCCTCGCGGTGCTCGGCGGCGCGAAGGTCAGCGACAAGCTCGGTGTGATCGACGCGCTGCTCGACCGCTGCGACACGATCCTCGTCGGCGGCGCGATGGCGTTCACGTTCCTGCTCGCGCAGGGGTTCGCCGTCGGCGACTCGCTCGTCGAGCCCGAGCGCGCCGACGACTGTCGCCGTCTCCTCGCGACCGATCGCGTCCGCGTGCCCGTCGACGTCGTCGTCGCGCGCGAGACCACAGCCGACACGGAGACGCGTGTCGTACCGGCGTCGGCGATGCCCGACGGATGGAAGGGTCTCGACATCGGGCCCGAGACCGCGGCGATCTTCGCCGACGCGATCGCGGCCGCGGGCACCGTCCTGTGGAACGGCCCAATGGGCGTGTTCGAGGTCGAGCCGTTCGCGGCGGGCACGCACACCGTCGCCGATGCCGTCGCCGAATGCCGGGGCTTCACGGTCGTCGGCGGCGGCGACAGCGCGGCCGCGATCCGCCAGATGGGCCTGGCCGATCGCGTCGACCACGTGAGCACCGGCGGCGGCGCGTCGCTCGAGCTCATCGAGCGGGGCGACCTGCCCGGCCTCGAGGCACTGCGCGAGAGCCGCGCCCGCACTGCGAAGGGAACTGCATGACGTCACCCGGCCGCCGGCCGCTGATCACCGGCAACTGGAAGATGCACCACGACCACTACGTCGCGATCCAAGTCGTGCAGAAGCTCTCCTACCGGCTCGACGAGAGCGACTACGAGCGCACCGACGTCGTCGTCGCACCGCCGTTCACCGATCTGCGCACGCTCCAGACGCTCATCCAGGCGGACAAGCTCCCGATCGGCCTCGGCGCGCAGGACTGCCACTGGGAGCCGCAGGGCGCGTTCACGGGCGAGGTGAGCTGTCCGATGCTCGCCAAGCTCGACGTGTCGTACGTGATCGTCGGGCACTCGGAGCGCCGGCAGCTCTTCGGCGAAACCGACGAGATCGTCAACAAGAAGGTGCGGGCCGTGCTCGGCGCCGGCATGACGCCGACACTGTGCTGCGGCGAGACCCTCGACGAGCGGCAGGCCGGCATCACCGAGGACAAGGTCCGCACCCAGGTGCTGACGGGGTTCGACGGCGTGAAGGCCGAGCAGGTGGCGGGCTCGGTCGTCGCGTACGAGCCGATCTGGGCCATCGGGACGGGCCACAACGCGACGCCCGACGACGCGAACGAGACCATCGGCGCGATCCGGACGGCCATCCGGGAGCGGTTCGGCGGCGACGTCGCCGACGCGGTCCGCATCCAGTACGGCGGGAGCGTGAAGCCCGGCAACATCGGCGAGCTCATGGCCCGGCCCGAGATCGACGGCGCGCTCGTCGGCGGAGCGTCCCTTGACCCGGACGAGTTCGCCCGGATAGTACGATTCTGGGTCTAGCCCGCAGCGGCCGGGGCGTTCGTCGCGTCGCCTCGCGGCGATTCGCCGGGCGATTCGCCGCCGCGAGCCGACGGGTGAGGGCGCAAGGCGCCGTCCCGCGTGCTCGCCGTGTTACCGTCCTCCGGCTCGTCGGAAAGGAGCAGGCCGCGTGATCAACGCGATCCTCGTCGTGATCCAGGTCATCGTGTCGATCGCGCTGATCGTCCTGATCCTGCTCCACTCCGGTCGCGGCGGCGGGCTCTCCGACATGTTCGGCGGGTCCATGGGTGGGTCGATGGCCGGGTCCACCGTCGTCGAGCGCAACCTGGACCGGATCACGGTCGTGATGTCGGTGATCTTCGCGTTCACGACGATCCTGCTCGCCCTGCGGCTGAAGTAGCGCCGCGTCCGCCGGGCGGCTCGCGCGGCGTGCCCGGACCGGAGATGCAGCTCGTCGGGAGGTTGTCGAGGGTGGTGCGCGGTTCCCAACGCGGCTCGTCGCGACGGTGGCTCGCGGCCGTCGCGACCGTCGCGGTCCTCGCGTTCGTGGCGTCCGCGTGCTCGGGCGGCGGCTCGAAGTCGAAGTCGTCCGGGACGTCCACGCCGTCGACGACCGTCCCGAACGGCGGGACGCTGACGGTCGGCGCCGAGCAGGAGCCGAGGTGCACCGACTGGATCGACGCGTGCTCGAGCCAGATCTGGGGCTCGTGGATCCTCGAGGCCCAGACGATGCCGCGCGCGTTCGACGTCGTGCGCAAGGGCGGCGACTGGGTGTACCAGCCGAGCAACCTGCTCACCGGCGAGCCCGACGTGCAGACCTCCCCGAAGCAGGTCGTGACGTACCACATCGACCCGCAGGCGCGGTGGTCCGACGGGCAGCCGATCACGTCGGCCGACTTCCGGTACACGTGGGATCAGGTCGCGCACGGCGAGAACATCTACGACCAGACCGGCTACCAGAACATCGCGAGCGTCGACACGCCCGACCCGCGCACCGCGGTGGTCACGTTCGCCCGGTCGTACGCGGCGTGGAAGGGGCTCTTCGGCGGCCTGTACGGCATCTTCCCGTCCCATCTCCTGCAGGGGACGGACCGCGACGCCGCGATGAAGAACGGCTACACGTGGTCGGGCGGCCCGTGGCGGCTCGAGAGCTGGCAGCGGGGGACGAGCATGACGCTCGTCCCGAACGAGCAGTACTGGGGACCGAAGCCGCACCTCGACCGCGTCGTGTTCCAGTTCCTCGCGACGACGACGTCCGAGTTCGACGCGTTCAAGGCCGGAACGGTTCAGGCGTTGTACCCGCAGCCCGAGCTCGACGTCGTCAGCGCGATCCAGCAGGGGTTGGCCGGCGCGAGCTCGAAGTTCACCGCCGACACCGGCAACCTCGAGGCGCTCTGGTTCAACAACGCGAGCCCGCCGCTCGACTCGTTGCCCGTCCGCCAGGCGATCGCGTACTCGCTCGACCGTGACCAGATCGTCGAGCGCCTGTTCGGCATGCTCGGCGTCCATCACCCGATGCAGACGCTCGACGCGCCCACGCTCGCGCCCTACACGGACACGAACGCGTTCGCGGGGTACCGGCTCGACCTCACGAAGGTCGACACCCTGATGACCGGCGCGGGATGGGCCAAGGGTGCGGACGGTGTGTGGGCGAAGGCCGGGAAGCCGATCTCGCTGCAGCTGCTGACGAACGCGAACAACCAGCGCCGATCGCTCACGATGCAGCTCGTGCAGGACCAGCTGCGGAGAGCCGGGTTCGCGTCGACGCTGCGCACCGTGAGCTCGAACGACCTCGGCAGCGTCGTCGCGTCGGGCGACTTCCAGGTCGCGCTCTACGCGCAGGTGCTCACGCAGCTCGACCCGGCCGACTGCTCGATCTTCTGCTCAGCCAACATCCCGACGCCGGCCAACGGCAACTCGGGCCAGAACTGGCAGCGCGTGAACATCCCCGACCTCGACCCGCTGCTGCAGACCGTCGAGAGCAGCCTCGACGAGGCGGCGCGGCAGAACGCGGGCAAGCAGGCCGCCAAGATCGAGGCTGCGAACATGATCGCGTTGCCGCTGGACCCGCTCCCGAACATCCTGCTGTGGAGCAAGCGGATCGTCGGGCCGGTCGACGACAACCCGATCTACTCGATGTTCGTCAACATGAACGAGTGGGGGATCCGCCCGTAGCGCGGGTGCTCCGATGCCGCCACCGCGACGCCGTCTGACCCCCGCGCTCGTCGTCGTGCTGCTCACGGGCGCGCTGTTGACGGCGTGCTCGGGAGGGAGCAGCCGCGACACCGCGGCCACGAAGCCGCTTCACGGCGGCGTGCTGCGCGTCGGTGTGGTCGGGCTCGCGAGCCTCGACCCGACGCGGGGCGAGAACCCCGCGAGCGCGCTCGCGGCGTCGTTGCTGTTCCAGCCGCTCGTCGGCCTCGACCCGGTCACGTCGAACCCGGTTCCCGGGCTGGCACGCGCGTGGCACGCGAACCCGACCGCAACGGTGTTCACGTTCGACCTGCGCGCCGACGCGCGCTTCCACGACGGCACGCCCGTCACCGCGGCCGACGTGAAGGCCACGATCGATCGCGTGCGCGCGCCGGGCAGCGGTTCGCCGTTCGCCGGCATCCTCGCGGTCGTCCACGACGTGGCCGCTCCCGACGCGCACACCGTCGTCGTGACGACGACACGCCCGTTCGCGGTGCTGCCCGCCGTCTTCTCGCAACCGGGCCTGGGCATCGAGCCGCGCGCGCTCGCCGCGAACCCCGCCCGTCTCGCGGCGTCGCCGATCGGCTCCGGGCCGTTCCGGTTCGTCGAACGGAACGCATCGACGATCGTGCTGCGCGCGGTGCGGACGGCACCGAGGTCGTCGCCGTGGCTGGACGAGATCGACCTCGTCCCGTTCCCGACCGTCGCTGCCGCGTACGCCGCGTACCAGGCTCGGAAGCTCGACGTCGCGCCGCTCACGCGTGCGGAGTCGGAGGACGCCGACCGTCGTGGTGAGCGACTCGTCGCGGGCCCATACCTCGCGGTCAGCTTCTACGCGTTGAACCTGCGCGACCCGAAGCTCGCCGACGTGCGCTTCCGTGAGGCGATCGTGCGCGCGCTCGACGCACGTTCGCTGGTGCGCGCGGGGTACGGCGCGACCGCGCAGGTCGCGGGCGGTCTGATCCCGCTCGGAGTGCCCGCCGGACCGACGAACGCGTGTCGCGGCCGTTGCGACTACGACCCGGCCGAGTCGCGCCGTCTGCTCGCTGCGGCGTTCCCCGACGGCAAGGTGCCCGGGATCGGGATCGACTTCGACGACGACCCGATCCAGCGCGCGGTCGCGACCGAGGTGCAGCAGCAGCTCGGGGCGGTCGGCATCCCCGCGGTCGCGCGTCCGCATGCCGTCGCGGACTACAGCGCGTTCGTCGTGTACGGCGGTGTCGAGCTGTTCCGCCTCGGCTGGGTGGCGGACTACCCGAGCAGCGAGGCGTTCCTCGGCCCGCTGTTCACGGCCGGGTCGCCGACGAACGTGTTCGGGTTCCGGAGCACCGCATTCGCGGACGCGTTGCGCGCGGCGGAAGGGGAGCAGGACGGGCGTCGCCGCGTCGCCGACTTCGCGCGCGCGGAGGCCGCGGTCCTCGACCAGTACGTGACCGCGCCGGTCGCGCAGTTCGAGACCCGCATGGTCGTCGGGCCCCGGGTGCGCGGGATGCGGCTCGACCCGTACGGCGCGTTCGACGGCGGCGCGGTCTGGCTCGCGCCGCGGCCCAGCAAGGGGTGACCGGCGCGCTCGCGGCGCGGGTATCGTGGCGGGTCACGTCGGAGTGGCGGAATCGGCAGACGCGCTAGCTTGAGGGGCTAGTGCCCGCAAGGGCGTGGGGGTTCAAGTCCCCCCTCCGACACGAGCCGGCGTCGCGCGGGACGCGCGATCAATCACCGGCCGCGGCGAGCGCGCCCTCCAGTTGCCCGACGCCGAGATGCTGGGCCCGCAACAGCGCGAGCAGATGGACGAGGTCGTCGTAGAGCGTCGGGCGCCAGTGCATCAGGATGATGTCGCCGGGTTGGAGGCGACCGCCCTGCGCGGCGAGCTTGCCGTCGCTCAACGTCGCCCGCCACAGGACGACGGCGTGGATCCCGCACGTCGCGGCCGCGTAGCGCGTCGCTTCGTCGTAGTCGCCGTACGGCGGCCGGAACAGCGTCGGACGCGTCCCGAACCAGGTCGCGAACTCGTCCAACGGGCCGCAGATCTCGTGCTCCTGGTCCGCGAGGTCCAGCTGCTGGAGATGCGGGTGCGTGATCGTGTGGTCCTCGATGCGCGCGCCCGCAGCCTGGAGGGCGCGCCAGTATGCAAGACCGGCGAGCGCGGGGCCGCGGATCACGAACGCGGTGATCGGCAGGTGCAGCAGCTTCACGAGCGCGAGCACGCGCGGATCGCGCGTGTAGCCGTCGTCGATCGTGATGAACACGACGGGCGCGTGCACCGCGACCCGGCTGACGACGGGTGCCCGCGGGCCCGGCGGCAGCGTGGTCGTCGTCGTCGACGCGACCGTCACCGGCGCGCGCGTGACCGGCACCGTGTGCGGGGTCGTCCGCGACGGAGGTCGGTCGGACGCGCGGCGGCCTCCGGCCGACGTGCACGCCGACACGAGCACGATCGACGCGACCGCGAGGGCACCGGCCGCGACCCTTGTCCGCACGCCGAGATTCTGGCGCCCGGAACGCCCCTCGAGGACAGGGCCCGTCGTCCACGGGACCGGGGAGCGGTAGCCTGCGAGCTGACGTTCACGTCAGGAACGACCCCCCCGCGGAAGAGGTGCCGAGTGGAGCTGCCGAAGATCATCAGCGTCGACGACCACGTCGTGGAGCCGCCGCACGTCTGGCAGACCTGGCTGCCGGCGAAGCACCGGGAGAAGGGGCCGCGCGTCGAGCGCAAGCGCTGGGGAGCGTTCCGGCTCCGGCGCGGCGCGAAGTACGAGATGACCGAGGACCCCGACGGCGAGTGGGGCGACGCCTGGATCTACGAGGACAAGGTCATCTACGTCCAGAAGAAGTTCGTCGCGATCCCGAAGTCGGCGACGCCCGGCGACGACCTCTCGAAGTTCGACAAGACGGTCATGACGATGACCGCGACGACGTACGACGACATGCGTCCCGGCTGCTACGACGCCAAGGAGCGCAAGAAGGACTTCGAGCTCAACTGGGTCGACGCCTCGCTGCCGTTCCCGACGTTCCCGCGGTTCTGCGGGCAGACGTTCTACGAGGCCGACGACAAGGACCTCGCGCTGGCGTGCGTGCGCGCGTACAACGACTGGATGGTCGAGGAGTGGTGCGACCCGTCGATCGGCGTCAACATCCCGCTGTGCATCATCCCGCTGTGGGACGTGCAGCTCGCCGCCGCGGAGATCGAGCGGAACGCGGCGCGTGGCGTGCGCGCGGTGTGCTTCTCGGAGCTGCCGACGAAGCTCGACCTGCCGAGCATCCACACCGGCTACTGGGACCCGATGTTCCAGGTGTGCGCCGACACCGGCACGACCGTGTGCATGCACGTCGGGTCGTCGTCGACCGACCCGTTCTCGTCGCCCGACGCCCCGAAGGGCGTCGGCAGCATGGTCGCGTTCAACAACTCGATGGCATCGCTCGGCGACTACCTCTTCGGCGGGATCATGCACCGCTTCCCGAAGCTGAAGATCGCGTACTCCGAGGGCCAGATCGGGTGGATCCCCTACGCTCTCGAGCGGGCCGACACGGTGTGGGAGGAGCACAACGCGTGGCAGAACTCCAAGCGGCTGTGTCCCGAGCCCCCGTCGACCTACTACTACGGCCGGGTCTTCGGGTGCTTCACGTGGGACCGGCACGGCGTGCGCTCGCTCGACGAGGTCGGTGAGCACCAGATCTGCTTCGAGACCGACTACCCGCACACCGACACGACGTGGCCGAACTCGAAGGAGTACTGCGAGAAGATGCTCGCCGGCGTGGACGACGAGCAGCAGCGCTACAACATCCTGCGCGGCAACGCGATCCGGATGCTCGAGCTCGACCGCGTCTGACGCACGTCGTCAACGTGCTCGCTCGGGCACGTCGTCGAACGCCTCGGCGAGGTCGATGACGACCTCGCCGTCGTCCGTCTCACCGGACGACGAACCGCGCGGGCGCGTGACCACGACCTGCACGGTCGCGATCACGAGCACGGCTCCAGATCGTGTCGCCGATCGCCCCGGCGACGAGCGCGACAGACTCGACACGAAGGCTTCGTAGCGGCACGCTGGCCACGATGCGTCGCCCCTGGGCGGTCCGCGCGGCCCGGGTCACGAGCTCGTTGCTCCTGGGCGTCCCGCTCCTGACGACCGCCGTCCCGCGCGCCGCGGCGGCGACGTCGCCACCGGCCGCCGCGACGCTCCCCCGCGGCACCGAGCTGCTCGACGTGCGCACCGTCCCTCCGGTCGCGCAGGCGTCGTTCACGTTCGCGGGGACGCGGTTCACGACCGATCCGGCGACCGGGAACGCATGGTTGCTCGTCACCGACGGTGAAGGTCGCGCGCTCGCCGCCGATCGCGCGGGCCGTCTCGTGAGTACCGCTGCGGCCACGATCGTCCTCGGCCCCGGGCTCCGGGCGCGCTTCACGGGCTGGTCGGACGTCGCCCAGACCGCCGACGTCGTGACGCGCACCGCGATGTTCGAGGTCGAGACGTTCACGACGTTCCGGTTCGTCGACGCGCACGGTCGCGTGATCGAGCCGAGCGCG encodes:
- a CDS encoding amidohydrolase family protein, which produces MELPKIISVDDHVVEPPHVWQTWLPAKHREKGPRVERKRWGAFRLRRGAKYEMTEDPDGEWGDAWIYEDKVIYVQKKFVAIPKSATPGDDLSKFDKTVMTMTATTYDDMRPGCYDAKERKKDFELNWVDASLPFPTFPRFCGQTFYEADDKDLALACVRAYNDWMVEEWCDPSIGVNIPLCIIPLWDVQLAAAEIERNAARGVRAVCFSELPTKLDLPSIHTGYWDPMFQVCADTGTTVCMHVGSSSTDPFSSPDAPKGVGSMVAFNNSMASLGDYLFGGIMHRFPKLKIAYSEGQIGWIPYALERADTVWEEHNAWQNSKRLCPEPPSTYYYGRVFGCFTWDRHGVRSLDEVGEHQICFETDYPHTDTTWPNSKEYCEKMLAGVDDEQQRYNILRGNAIRMLELDRV